A single window of Gossypium arboreum isolate Shixiya-1 chromosome 13, ASM2569848v2, whole genome shotgun sequence DNA harbors:
- the LOC108462647 gene encoding uncharacterized protein LOC108462647, whose protein sequence is MGWSKEYLDIVLVPAGLFILSIYHVFLLYKCLKFPETTAIGFENHFRKAWVERMLQVEAKDRGLSLTTINSTISASTFLATTSLALSSLIGTLLADSSHQKLFKNSLIYGNTSSYINSIKYITLLICFLVAFGSFLQCVRSFVHACFLISMPNAVIPMSYAQKAVIRGSACWSIGLRAIYYATVLLLWIFGPIPMFAGCLIMVLVLHLLDTNVTPLHQFEEDNKSCNVVAEIN, encoded by the coding sequence ATGGGTTGGAGCAAGGAATACTTGGATATAGTTTTGGTCCCAGCTGGTTTATTCATCTTGTCTATTTACCATGTTTTTCTTCTTTATAAATGCCTCAAATTCCCTGAAACTACTGCCATTGGCTTTGAAAACCATTTCAGGAAAGCTTGGGTCGAAAGGATGTTGCAGGTCGAGGCTAAAGATAGAGGATTATCATTGACAACGATCAACAGCACAATATCAGCATCAACTTTCTTGGCAACAACATCGCTAGCATTGAGTTCGCTAATTGGAACATTGCTAGCGGATTCATCACATCAAAAGCTCTTCAAAAACAGTCTTATATATGGCAACACAAGCTCATATATCAATTCGATCAAATACATAACACTTCTCATATGTTTCTTGGTGGCTTTCGGCTCTTTTCTTCAATGTGTACGCAGCTTTGTTCATGCTTGTTTCTTGATTAGCATGCCCAATGCAGTTATCCCAATGAGTTACGCCCAGAAAGCGGTGATAAGAGGCAGTGCTTGCTGGTCCATTGGCTTGCGAGCTATTTATTATGCCACTGTTTTGCTGCTTTGGATATTTGGGCCAATCCCAATGTTTGCTGGCTGTTTGATTATGGTGCTGGTTTTGCATTTGCTTGATACAAATGTGACTCCTTTGCATCAGTTTGAAGAAGATAACAAGTCTTGCAACGTGGTTGCCGAGATCAATTAA